The following proteins are encoded in a genomic region of Peromyscus eremicus chromosome 14, PerEre_H2_v1, whole genome shotgun sequence:
- the Dtd2 gene encoding D-aminoacyl-tRNA deacylase 2 produces MADGSNAVQARALLQQCLHAHLQVRPADGDAAAQWVEIQRGLVIYVCFFKGADKELLPKMVNTLLNVKLSETETGKHVSILDLPGDVLIIPQATLGGRVKGRSMQYHSNSGKEEGLELYSQFVGLCEKALAANSKCAEAGVVVAHGTYGNRQVLKLDTNGPYTHLIEF; encoded by the exons ATGGCGGACGGTAGCAACGCGGTGCAGGCCCGCGCGCTCCTGCAGCAATGCTTGCACGCTCACCTGCAAGTGCGCCCGGCCGACGGGGACGCCGCGGCGCAGTGGGTGGAG atccagagaggaTTAGTGATCTATGTTTGCTTCTTCAAGGGAGCGGACAAAGAACTTCTTCCCAAAATGG TGAATACGCTGTTAAATGTGAAATTAAGTGAAACAGAAACCGGCAAGCACGTCTCCATCCTGGACCTGCCTGGTGACGTTCTCATCATCCCTCAGGCCACCCTCGGGGGCAGAGTGAAGGGAAGAAGCATGCAGTACCACTCCAACTCCGGGAAGGAGGAAGGCCTCGAGCTGTACTCCCAGTTCGTGGGTCTGTGTGAAAAAGCGCTCGCCGCCAACAGCAAGTGCGCCGAAGCCGGGGTTGTAGTGGCCCACGGCACCTACGGGAACAGGCAGGTGTTGAAGCTGGACACCAATGGACCGTACACGCACCTAATTGAGTTCTGA